In Cupriavidus basilensis, one genomic interval encodes:
- a CDS encoding SDR family oxidoreductase, protein MSRLQGKRTLITGGTSGIGLETAKQFLAEGARVIVTGVNPDTIAKAQAELGPEVLVLRADSASVGAQKELAQAIKDQYGQLDVAFLNAGVSVWLPIEEWTEEMFDRSFDINVKGPYFLMQALLPVFANPASVVLTTSVSAHAGADRSSVYAATKSAFLNMSKTLSTELLGRGIRVNAVSPGPVETPLYDKLGIPDAYREQLNKEIAASIPLGRFGTSDEVAKAVLYLASDESRWTVGSEIVVDGGRLLNG, encoded by the coding sequence ATGTCGCGCTTGCAAGGTAAACGTACCCTCATCACTGGCGGCACCAGTGGCATCGGGCTGGAAACGGCAAAGCAGTTTCTGGCGGAAGGCGCCCGCGTGATCGTCACTGGCGTCAATCCCGATACGATTGCAAAGGCACAAGCCGAACTGGGCCCGGAAGTTCTGGTGCTGCGCGCTGACTCGGCCAGCGTTGGAGCACAAAAAGAACTGGCACAAGCCATCAAGGACCAATACGGACAATTGGACGTTGCCTTCCTCAATGCCGGCGTATCCGTCTGGCTGCCTATCGAAGAGTGGACGGAGGAGATGTTCGACCGTTCTTTCGACATCAACGTCAAAGGTCCCTACTTCCTGATGCAGGCACTGCTCCCGGTCTTCGCAAATCCTGCGTCAGTCGTACTGACCACCTCCGTGAGCGCGCATGCCGGCGCGGACCGCTCGTCCGTGTATGCCGCCACGAAGTCCGCCTTCCTGAACATGTCGAAGACGCTTTCGACGGAATTGCTGGGCCGCGGCATCCGTGTCAACGCAGTGAGCCCCGGACCGGTCGAGACTCCGTTGTACGACAAGCTCGGGATTCCGGACGCGTATCGCGAGCAGCTCAACAAAGAGATTGCGGCAAGCATTCCGCTTGGGCGCTTCGGTACGTCCGACGAAGTGGCCAAAGCCGTGCTGTATCTGGCTTCCGACGAGTCGCGCTGGACGGTCGGCTCTGAAATCGTCGTTGACGGCGGCCGCTTGCTGAATGGTTAA
- a CDS encoding ribulose-bisphosphate carboxylase large subunit family protein → MTITAARAEFTARYFVESSLPAEKIAQVIAGEQSSGTFLTLPGETAQLKERSRARVVNIHSLPPTLEPSLRSAYIERRGSQGVFHRAEIEIAFPIENVGPNLPVLLATLAGNLFELGEVTGLRLLDLDMPVDYASQFPGPAFSIEGTRRLAGVHGRPMIGTIVKPSIGLTAEQTAAMVDELCGAGIDFIKDDELIANPPYEPFERRVAAVMSALHKHADRLGRMPMYAFNISGSIDDMLRQHDTVLQAGGTCVMVSVNWAGFAGVEHLRRHSQLPIHGHRNGWGSLTRHPSLGFSFNAYQKLWRLAGVDHLHVNGLRSKFWEPDESVLCSARACLSPFAGVPAVMPVFSSGQWAAQAPDMYRQLQSTDLMHLAGGGIIGHPDGIRAGVASMREGWDAAVAGKSLDSDALTHPALARALSHFGRM, encoded by the coding sequence ATGACTATTACCGCTGCACGCGCCGAGTTTACTGCTCGGTATTTCGTTGAGAGTTCGCTTCCCGCCGAGAAGATTGCACAAGTCATCGCCGGCGAGCAATCAAGTGGCACCTTTTTGACGCTGCCCGGCGAAACTGCCCAGCTCAAGGAACGCTCCCGCGCCCGTGTCGTGAATATCCATTCATTACCGCCAACGCTAGAGCCTTCACTGCGGAGCGCCTATATCGAACGCCGCGGCAGCCAGGGCGTATTTCACCGCGCCGAAATTGAGATCGCTTTCCCGATCGAAAATGTTGGTCCCAATCTGCCGGTGTTGCTCGCAACCTTGGCCGGCAACTTGTTCGAGTTGGGGGAAGTCACTGGTCTGCGCCTGCTTGACCTGGATATGCCGGTGGACTATGCGTCTCAATTTCCGGGACCCGCATTCAGCATCGAAGGCACCCGCCGCCTGGCGGGCGTTCATGGCAGGCCAATGATCGGTACCATCGTCAAGCCCAGCATCGGGCTCACCGCGGAACAGACTGCCGCGATGGTTGACGAACTCTGCGGTGCTGGCATCGACTTCATCAAAGATGATGAGCTGATAGCCAATCCGCCGTACGAACCGTTCGAGCGCCGCGTGGCGGCTGTGATGTCGGCGCTGCACAAACATGCCGACCGTCTGGGGCGCATGCCGATGTACGCGTTCAATATCTCGGGCTCGATCGATGACATGCTGCGCCAGCACGATACGGTCCTGCAGGCCGGCGGCACGTGCGTGATGGTAAGCGTCAACTGGGCAGGATTCGCGGGCGTGGAACACCTGCGGCGGCACTCACAACTGCCAATCCATGGCCACCGCAACGGCTGGGGCAGCCTGACGCGCCATCCCTCGCTCGGCTTTAGCTTTAACGCCTACCAGAAGCTTTGGCGCCTGGCCGGCGTCGATCATCTGCATGTCAACGGCTTGCGCAGCAAATTTTGGGAGCCGGATGAGTCGGTGCTGTGCTCTGCGCGCGCCTGCCTGTCTCCATTTGCCGGTGTACCGGCAGTCATGCCGGTGTTCTCATCGGGACAATGGGCCGCCCAAGCGCCGGATATGTATCGGCAGCTGCAATCGACGGACCTGATGCATCTCGCCGGCGGCGGCATCATCGGCCACCCGGACGGCATTCGTGCCGGCGTGGCCAGCATGCGCGAAGGCTGGGATGCCGCAGTTGCGGGGAAAAGCCTTGACTCCGATGCCTTAACCCACCCGGCGCTCGCCCGCGCCCTCTCTCACTTCGGGCGGATGTAA
- a CDS encoding LysR substrate-binding domain-containing protein yields MVAPRVSLNALRAFEATARHGSFSAAAEELAVTHGAVSRQVRMLEETFGISLLRRTAQGAEPTPEGQRLAAGLKRGFDEIQSSVDQLKPGPLTLACSTSIMMYWVLPRLSSFQQKNPDVLLQYHMTSGPLDFTRDKVSVAIRLSSQEPPRDVIRTDICSEWVGPVCSPEYLRTLKLRTTSDLQRARLIYSHTRERAWLEWKACYAPEMGELILDEGFPHFYLLIQAARCGLGIANVPRMLVQDDLNSGTLVAPFGFVAGPNRLTIWVASHLTERSETKRLIDWLSGELRADERQNRATA; encoded by the coding sequence ATGGTTGCCCCACGCGTTTCATTGAATGCATTGCGCGCCTTTGAGGCTACCGCGCGGCATGGCAGTTTCAGCGCCGCTGCAGAGGAACTGGCTGTTACCCATGGTGCCGTCAGCCGCCAAGTCCGCATGCTCGAGGAAACCTTCGGGATATCCCTGCTGCGGCGTACGGCCCAAGGCGCAGAACCTACGCCGGAAGGCCAGCGTCTAGCTGCCGGTTTGAAGCGTGGCTTTGATGAAATCCAAAGCAGCGTCGATCAGCTTAAGCCTGGGCCGCTGACGCTCGCGTGCTCAACGTCCATCATGATGTACTGGGTACTGCCCAGACTGTCCAGCTTCCAACAGAAGAATCCTGACGTGCTCCTGCAGTACCACATGACGTCCGGGCCCCTCGACTTCACGCGCGACAAGGTAAGCGTAGCCATTCGCTTGTCGTCGCAGGAACCGCCGCGGGATGTCATCCGCACAGATATCTGCAGTGAATGGGTAGGCCCTGTCTGCTCACCCGAATATCTAAGGACACTCAAGCTACGCACGACCTCAGACTTGCAGCGGGCCCGGCTAATCTATTCACACACGCGTGAACGTGCTTGGTTGGAATGGAAGGCATGTTATGCCCCGGAGATGGGAGAGCTAATCTTAGATGAGGGCTTTCCGCACTTTTATCTACTGATCCAGGCAGCTCGATGCGGATTGGGCATCGCCAACGTACCGCGCATGCTGGTTCAGGACGACCTGAACAGCGGCACTTTGGTTGCGCCGTTCGGCTTCGTTGCCGGGCCCAACAGACTCACGATTTGGGTGGCCTCGCACCTGACGGAGCGTTCCGAGACCAAGCGGTTGATCGATTGGCTAAGCGGCGAGCTACGCGCAGACGAGAGACAAAATCGTGCAACGGCTTAG
- a CDS encoding LysR family transcriptional regulator — MDRFLLMTCFARAVETGSFSAAGRDLGLGQPNVSRYVAALEDHLQTRLLHRSTRKLSLTPEGERYYADIRGILDAVEESESSFRNNVEPSGLLRVACPTALAHAFVLPHVPTFLERYPQLILDLQLNDRYVDLVNEGTELAIRIGHLEDSTLRARRLGWYDRVFVASKDYLAKRGVPQTPDDLRDHDCVIYTLLSSGATWRFRDADIPVSGRLRVNSPDAVSAAVTAGLGVAHGPAWLFEGGLNSGRLQFILTDHAAPPVPVQMVYVANRLLPTRAIVFMDFMADVFSRIPALNGNTPLPNR, encoded by the coding sequence GTGGATCGATTCCTTTTGATGACATGCTTCGCGCGTGCCGTAGAAACCGGGAGCTTTTCGGCGGCAGGGCGCGATCTAGGGCTGGGGCAACCCAATGTCAGCCGCTATGTGGCGGCTCTGGAGGATCACTTGCAGACGCGCTTGCTCCATCGGTCTACGCGAAAGCTATCTTTGACGCCGGAGGGCGAACGCTACTATGCGGACATCCGAGGCATCCTGGATGCGGTGGAGGAATCCGAATCATCCTTCAGGAACAACGTCGAGCCATCGGGGCTCTTGCGTGTAGCCTGTCCTACGGCTCTCGCACACGCGTTTGTGTTGCCGCATGTGCCGACCTTTTTGGAGCGCTACCCCCAATTGATCTTGGATCTTCAACTCAATGATCGATACGTGGACCTGGTCAATGAAGGGACCGAACTCGCCATTCGCATCGGACACCTGGAGGACAGTACCTTGCGCGCCCGGCGTCTTGGATGGTACGACCGGGTCTTCGTCGCCAGCAAGGACTACCTGGCCAAACGCGGCGTTCCGCAGACCCCGGATGACCTGCGCGACCACGATTGCGTCATCTACACCCTGCTGTCGTCCGGGGCGACCTGGCGATTCCGGGACGCGGACATCCCGGTTTCCGGCAGGCTTAGAGTCAACTCACCCGACGCCGTGAGTGCCGCGGTCACGGCAGGCTTGGGCGTGGCACATGGACCTGCGTGGCTGTTCGAGGGCGGGCTGAACAGCGGTCGATTGCAGTTCATTCTGACGGACCATGCGGCTCCGCCCGTCCCGGTGCAGATGGTTTATGTGGCCAACAGACTGCTTCCCACGCGGGCCATCGTGTTCATGGATTTTATGGCTGACGTGTTTTCGAGGATTCCTGCCTTGAACGGCAAC